CAGCAGAGGGTGTTGATCGCCCGGGCACTGGCCACTGAGCCCAAACTGCTGCTGCTCGATGAGCCGGCAGCCGGTGTGGATGCGCATGGTGAGGAACAGTTCTATGGATTGCTGAAGGAGCTGAAGGAGAAGCACGGTTTGACTATCGTTGTGGTGACTCACGACATAGCGGTCGTTTCCTCGCACGTAGAGAAGCTGGCCTGTTTGAATCAGACTTTGTATACACATGCTTCACCCACTGAGGTATTCACCACCGGGACGCTGGAGAAGGTCTATGGGTGTGAGATGGAGATCCTGGCTCACGGCAGGATTCCGCATCGTGTGGTAGAGGAGCATAAGTGATATGGATATCCTGCATTACGCCTTTATGCAGAGGGCCTTGGTGGCTGCGGTGCTGGTGGGAGTTGTCTGCTCGGTCATCGGCACGTATGTGGTCTTGAAGAAATTGGCTTTCATCGGCGCTGGCATTTCCCACTCTGCCTTTGGTGGTGTTGCCCTGGGCTACTTGCTGGGGGTCAATCCGATAGGTGTGGCCATCCCCTTCTGTCTGGCTGCGGCCATGGCCATCGGCTGGGTGAGTAAGAAAGGTAGGGTTTCAGAGGACACTGCTATTGGAATCTTCTTTGCCAGTTCCATGGCATTGGGCGTGCTTTTCATCGGACTCAAGGCGGGCTACAATGTGGACCTTTTTGGCTATCTGTTTGGCTCCATTCTCTCAGTATCCAGTTCTGATATCTGGCTTATCCTGGGTTTGGGTCTCGGTGTGATCGTAGTGGTCATTCTCCTGTTTAAGGAGTTCTTCTTCATGAGTTTTGACGAGGAGATGGCGGCGGTAAGCGGCCTTCCGGTACGTACACTTTACTTTCTGCTCTTAGGCCTTATGGCGCTGACCGTGATTATTTCCATAAAGATTGTGGGCATAATCCTTGTGGAAGCGCTTCTGGTCATACCGGCCGCGGCGGCCTTTCAGTTGACGCGCAACTTTGTTCGGATGATGTTGCTCTCGGTGCTCCTGGGAGTGGTATCGAGTGTGGCGGGACTATTTCTCTCATACTGGCTTAACCTGGCTTCCGGCGCTACCATTGTGCTGACTGCGGCGGCTATCTTCTTCCTTTGCTTCGTTTTCTCCCCGAAACGCAGACGTCATCAAGCCTCAGCCGAGAGGTAGATGATTGACCTTGTTCATGTGGTCTCAAGTTAGCGTACTGAGAAGCCCGGTATGAAGGGTTAACGCCTGTGGCCTCTACTCGGCTGTCTCGAGTCAGTGGTAAGGTACTGTAATTATAGGCCTTTATCCACCAGGTATGAGACAAGGTCAGCCAGGCGGCAGGAATAGCCCCATTCGTTATCGTACCAGGCCAGCACCTTCACCATGTTGCCAGCAACGACCAGGGTATTCTCGGCATCCACGATAGAGCTTGCTGTATTGCCCTTGAAATCGATGCTGACCAGCGGTTCTTCGCAATACTCCAGTATACCCTTCAGGTTGGTTTCAGCAGCTTTCTTGAATGCCTGGTTCACCTCTGCTGCAGTGACCTCTTTGCCTAGATCAGCTACGAAATCGCAGAGGGACACGGTGGTGACCGGAACTCTGAAGGCAACCCCATGGATCTTACCCTTGAGTTCGGGAAGGACCAGGGTTACAGCCTTGGCGGCGCCAGTGGTGG
The sequence above is a segment of the Chloroflexota bacterium genome. Coding sequences within it:
- a CDS encoding metal ABC transporter permease — its product is MDILHYAFMQRALVAAVLVGVVCSVIGTYVVLKKLAFIGAGISHSAFGGVALGYLLGVNPIGVAIPFCLAAAMAIGWVSKKGRVSEDTAIGIFFASSMALGVLFIGLKAGYNVDLFGYLFGSILSVSSSDIWLILGLGLGVIVVVILLFKEFFFMSFDEEMAAVSGLPVRTLYFLLLGLMALTVIISIKIVGIILVEALLVIPAAAAFQLTRNFVRMMLLSVLLGVVSSVAGLFLSYWLNLASGATIVLTAAAIFFLCFVFSPKRRRHQASAER